Proteins encoded within one genomic window of Vanrija pseudolonga chromosome 3, complete sequence:
- the IMG2 gene encoding 54S ribosomal protein IMG2, mitochondrial yields MLTSAATTSRRALLLARTVPAAARASSASASASASSPSPDAAARPVEVSFTPKYIVERTSTGQLPVYSDFRNGGNATTVVRRVKGNVLALRQDLANYLADGHIDPISKPPSVVIKPTSKQIEVRGRWVEEVKGWLEMRGF; encoded by the exons ATGCTCACCTCGGCAgccacgacctcgcgccgcgccctgctgctggcacGCACCGtccccgcggccgcgcgcgcgtcctccgcctcggcgtcggcctcggcgtcctccccctcccccgacgccgccgcccgcccggtCGAAGTGTCGTTCACGCCGAAGTACATTGTCGAACGGACCTCGACGGGCCAGCTGCCCGTCTACTCGGACTTTAGGAACGGGGGGAACGCGACGACTGTCGTCAGGAGGGTCAAGGGGAATGTTTTG GCGCTCAGACAAGACCTGGCCAactacctcgccgacgggcaCATCGACCCCATCTCCAAGCCGCCATCGGTGGTCATCAAGCCGACCAGCAAGCAGATCGAGGTGCGCGGCCGgtgggtcgaggaggtgaaGGGGTGGTTGGAGATGCGGGGGTTCTAG